GGTTTGAACAGAGAAGAGGCTTATTCCTACTTTAGCAATGTCAAGGGCTTGGCTACTTATGTTTATAGCCAGTTGCCCGGAGATCTCGGAGTACTCGACGGGGCTTTGAGAGAGTCTGCAACGGATAATTCTGTTTATATTTGGAGTGATAATAGTGTTCACGACTTTTATAATAATGCCTGGAGTCCCAATAATGCAGTCGACAATATGTGGTCGAAGTGTTATGGAGCTATCCGTTCCGTTAATTCATTTCTCGAAAACTATTCCCAAGAGAGGCTGGAGCGTTTCCGTTGGAATGATACGTATGAAGAAGATATTGCCAAAGCTACTATGTATCGTGAAGAATTGCGGGTGTTGCGGGCTTTCTACTTGTTCGAACTGGCCAAACGATACGGAGATATTCCATTATTGACACGTACGTATGCGTTGGATGAGATCAATAGCGTGGAAAAGAGTTCTTTCAGCGAAGTGATAAAATATATATGCGATGAATGTAGTGATGCAGCTAAAACACTTCCCGTCAGTCATCAAGATTTTTGGGCGGAGACGGGACGCGTAACTAAAGGTACTGCGTTGGCATTGAAATCTCGTGCCCTTCTTTATGCGGCGAGTATGTTACATAATCCCAGTCAGGATGCTGATAAGTGGAAAGCTGCTGCCGATGCGGCTTATGCTATCATAAAAGAGAACTGGTACAGTCTGCCGAAAACGAATGCCGATCCTCTGTATGATAAGAACGGTGGAAACGATGTTTTGAAATCTCCGCAATTAATCTTTGAGCGTAGAAATGGAGAAAGTTTTGACTTTGAAGCAAACAATCTGCCTATCAGTTATGAAAAGGGAGAAACCGGCAATGTACCTACCCAAAATCTGGTGGATGCTTTTCAGCTGACTAATGGAAAAGACTTTGACTGGGAACAGCTTGCGCCAGGGCAGAACCCGTATGAGGGCAGAGACCCACGGTTTTACAAAACAGTACTTTGCAACGGAGATACATGGATGAATTCAACTATTCAGTCTTATGAAGGCGGTAAAGATGGTGCCGGAACAGCCGGAGCGACTACCACTGGCTATTATTTGAAGAAGTATATGAACGAGACCGTTTCTCTTACTCCTTCTAACGAGAAAAAGAAACCTCATCATTTCATTATATTCCGTTATGCAGAGATTCTTCTGAACTATGCAGAAGCGATGGATGCCTGGAAGGGTGCCGATTATACGGATAATGATCATCCATTGTCTGCACGTGCAGCACTGAATCAAGTACGTAGTGCAGCTGATATGCCTGCTGTTACAACGGATGGCGATGCATTTACTGAAAGTATCCGTCGCGAAAGACGCGTGGAACTGGCGTTTGAAGACCATCGGTTCTGGGACATCCGTCGTTGGAAGATAGGTGATAAAACCAAAGCCATTTATTGCATCAAGATTACTCTGGAAAATGGTTCACCTGTTTATAAGAAAGAGTTGCTTGAAACACGTAACTGGGATGATAAGATGTATCTGTATCCTATACCACAGACAGAATATTATAAGAATCCTAATTTAGGCCAAAATACAGGCTGGTAAATAAAATACGTGAGATACTGTTTCTGCTTTTCCTGCAAACAGTATCTCACGTTAAATTATTCAGTTTATTATCCAACTTCTGTTTTCTGCATATCAACTACCGGTTTACCTGCTCTTTACTCCTTCTTCTTGATATCATCTCGTAAAAATCAGAGAAAAAGACTAGCTAATAAAGCTAGTCGCTTTAGGTAAGAAAACTAATTATATCAGCGATAAAAAGAAATAAAAAACGCGTTGGAATTGTTTATTACCTTAAGCTACCCTTTCGTTTTTTAATAAATTAGCTAGAAAGTGTGGTGTTTATTGGATAAGAACACTTATTTTTGCAGCATGTTACAATTTGAGAATCAAAAGATAAAGCAAATCGTTCGCAAGGCATTTCCGGTAGTAACGCTGGTTGTCATGCTATATTCTTGCGCCAGTATCGGACGTCCGGACGGTGGCCCTTATGATGAAACGCCACCCCGTTTCATCGGTAGTACACCTGCTGCCGGCGCTTTAAATAATCAGAGGACAAAAGTTTCTCTCTTGTTCGACGAATTTATAAAGTTGGAAAAAGCAACAGAAAAAGTCGTTGTTTCTCCACCGCAGGTACAACAGCCCGAAATTAAAGCTTCAGGAAAGCGGATACAGGTGAACCTGCTTGATTCATTGAAAGCGAATACCACTTATACAATTGACTTTTCGGATGCGATAGTCGATAATAACGAAGGTAACCCGTTGGGTAACTTTACCTTCACCTTTTCTACCGGTACGCAAATAGATACAATGGAGGTATCCGGAACGGTGCTTGACGCTTCCAATCTGGAGCCGATAAAAGGAATCCTGGTAGGATTACATTCCAACCTGAACGATTCGGCTTTTACAAAATTGCCATTTGACCGTGTGGCACGTACCGATAGCCGGGGACGCTTCTCTATCCGTGGCGTAGCTCCTGGCAAATATCGTATTTATGGGTTAATGGATGCAGACCAGACATTTACTTTCAACCAAAAAAGTGAAGTCATTGCTTTTAACGATTCACTGGTCATTCCTCGTATGGAGGAAAGAATCCGTATGGACACGGCTTGGGTGGACTCACTGACTTACGATACGATTGTTGAGAGGAAATATATGCATTATCTGCCGGATGATCTTATACTCCGTGCCTTTAAGGAGTTCAACTACTCACAATATTTGATTAAATCAGAACGGCTTGTTCCGCAGAAATTTACGTTCTATTTTGCCGGTCAGGCAGATACTTTACCTACATTGAAGGGGTTGAATTTCGATGAAAGGGATGCTTTTGTTATCGAAAAGAATCCGCGGAACGATACGATCCATTATTGGTTGAAAGACTCTTTGCTTTTTAAGCAGGATACACTTGCTATCAGCCTAACTTATCTTTATACGGATACATTAAATCAATTGGTATCACGTACGGATACGTTGAATCTGGTTTCGAAGCAAAAATATAAGAAGGAAGAACCGGAGAAAAAGAAAAAAAAGAAAAAGAAAGATGAAGAAGATGAGCCGGAACCAACCAAATTCTTGCCGGTGAATGTCGGTGCACCTTCATCAATGGATGTATACGGTTCTATATCTTTGACTTTTGATGAACCGATTGCCCGTTTTGATAGTGCGGCGATTCATCTGAAAGAAAAGGTGGATACGCTTTGGAAAGATATACCATTTGAGTTTGAACAAGATTCTTTGAATCTGAAAAGATTCAACTTGTATTATGACTGGGAACCGGGTAATGAATATGAGTTCTCGGTAGACTCGACTGCATTCCATGGTATATATGGCTTGTTCACCGATAAAATAAAGCAGGGCTTCAAAGTACGTAAACTGGAAGAATATGCCAGTATCACCTTTCTGGTGACAGGAGCAGACTCTACTGCTTTTGTAGAATTGTTGGATGCTCAAGATAAAGTGGTGCGCCAGAGAAGGTTAACGGACGGAGGGTATGCAGACTTTTATTTTTTGAATCCTGGTAAATATTGTGCCCGACTGGTGAACGACCGGAATGGAAATGGAATCTGGGATACTGGTAACTTTGAAAAAGGAGAACAACCTGAGGAAGTGTATTATTACAATATGATCTTGGAGCCGAAGGCAAACTGGGACTTAGATAAGCAATCATGGGATATTCACGCAATTCCGCTAGATAAGCAGAAACTGGACGAACTTAAAAAACAAAAACCGGATGAAGACAAGAAAAAGAAAGATAGAGATAGGAATAGTCAGCGACGTCGCTAATTTTCGACGAAAAATTATAATTGGATTAGCGACATTGCTAATGGGAATCTTTGTTCTTCCTGCCAGTGCCCAGTGCGAAGCTAAGAACGATGCATTCAAATCCGGTGAGCACGTGATGTACGACTTGTACTTTAACTGGAAGTTTGTATGGGTGAAAGCCGGATTGGCCAGTTTGACAACGAACGCAACTACTTACCACTCGGAGCCTGCCTATCGTATCAATCTGCTGGCTTTGGGCAGTAAGCGGGCGGATTTCTTCTTTAAAATGCGGGATACGCTGACTTGTGTAATAGGTGAAAAACTCGAACCGCATTATTTCCGCAAAGGTGCCGAGGAAGGAAAACGTTATACGGTTGATGAGGCTTGGTTTTCTTATAAGGATGGTCTTTGTTTTGCCAATCAGAAGCGTACATACCGGGACGGATCCGTCACCGAGTCGGAAGAAAGTGACAGCCGTTGTATCTACGATATGTTGAGCATCTTGGCACAGGCACGTTCTTATGATCCTAGTGATTATAAAGTAGGGGATAAAATTAAATTTCCTATGGCTACCGGACGTAAAGTGGAGGAGCAAACGCTTATCTATCGTGGAAAAGAAAATGTGAAAGCTGAGAACGGGGTTACTTATCGTTGCCTGATCTTTTCGTTAGTCGAGTATGACAAGAAAGGAAAAGAAAAAGAGGTGATTACTTTTTTTGTGACTGATGATTTAAATCACCTTCCTGTCCGCTTGGATTTATTCCTGAATTTTGGTTCGGCAAAAGCATTCTTGAATAGTGTAACCGGCAATCGTCACCCGTTGACCTCTATTGTTAAATAAATCAAGAGAAAAGTCGGAGAGCCGGAAGTTGCCTGTAAAGGTTCTTCCGGCTCTCCGATTTTTTATTTTTGAATTTCGAAAGGTACTTTCTGTTCTTTTCTGAATACGCTTGATTCAAAAGTAGCAATTAAGTCCCCGTTCTGGTTTGTCACGTCGACTTGGTAACAGCCTGTACTTCGTCCGATATAGCGTTCGTGCGCTTCGGCATAAAGTGTATCGCCCGGTCCGCTTGCCCGTAGAAAAGTGATGTTGGAGGAGAGAGAGAAGGCTAGTGTACCGTGTGAGTTGGCTGCTGCGGCAAGCGCAAGGTCTGCTAGTGTAAAGATAGCTCCTCCCTGAGTCCGTGCGCCTGCATTAAGATGCTCCGGCTTTATTTCTAATTTGGCTTTACTATACCCTTCACGTACTTCCAGCAGCACTACACCTGCGTTTTCGGCGAAAAGATCATTTTTGAAGAATTCTTGTGGAGTCATGGTCTTTATAATTTTGATATTTCCTTGCAAATGTACCAAATTTGTCCCTCATTTGGATTATTTAGGTCGGTCTATTCTTGTTGAATGCATTATTTTTGCAATCAGATAATTAATCACTTAACAAAATAATCCGTGTATTATGAAAACAATTCTTAGCGCATTAGGACTATCCCTTCTGATCTTTACGAGTTGCGGTGGACAGAAAAAAGTTGAAGTAGACTTTATCCAGGACAACATCGACAACGCAGTGGCACAAAACACGATTCAAACGGATATTATCGAGAAATCAGGTAAAATCCTAAATCCGAGAACTATCAATAAAGA
The nucleotide sequence above comes from Bacteroides caccae. Encoded proteins:
- a CDS encoding RagB/SusD family nutrient uptake outer membrane protein; protein product: MRKCIILYTGLLLSVSGCSLLELDESTGLNREEAYSYFSNVKGLATYVYSQLPGDLGVLDGALRESATDNSVYIWSDNSVHDFYNNAWSPNNAVDNMWSKCYGAIRSVNSFLENYSQERLERFRWNDTYEEDIAKATMYREELRVLRAFYLFELAKRYGDIPLLTRTYALDEINSVEKSSFSEVIKYICDECSDAAKTLPVSHQDFWAETGRVTKGTALALKSRALLYAASMLHNPSQDADKWKAAADAAYAIIKENWYSLPKTNADPLYDKNGGNDVLKSPQLIFERRNGESFDFEANNLPISYEKGETGNVPTQNLVDAFQLTNGKDFDWEQLAPGQNPYEGRDPRFYKTVLCNGDTWMNSTIQSYEGGKDGAGTAGATTTGYYLKKYMNETVSLTPSNEKKKPHHFIIFRYAEILLNYAEAMDAWKGADYTDNDHPLSARAALNQVRSAADMPAVTTDGDAFTESIRRERRVELAFEDHRFWDIRRWKIGDKTKAIYCIKITLENGSPVYKKELLETRNWDDKMYLYPIPQTEYYKNPNLGQNTGW
- a CDS encoding Ig-like domain-containing protein, which produces MLQFENQKIKQIVRKAFPVVTLVVMLYSCASIGRPDGGPYDETPPRFIGSTPAAGALNNQRTKVSLLFDEFIKLEKATEKVVVSPPQVQQPEIKASGKRIQVNLLDSLKANTTYTIDFSDAIVDNNEGNPLGNFTFTFSTGTQIDTMEVSGTVLDASNLEPIKGILVGLHSNLNDSAFTKLPFDRVARTDSRGRFSIRGVAPGKYRIYGLMDADQTFTFNQKSEVIAFNDSLVIPRMEERIRMDTAWVDSLTYDTIVERKYMHYLPDDLILRAFKEFNYSQYLIKSERLVPQKFTFYFAGQADTLPTLKGLNFDERDAFVIEKNPRNDTIHYWLKDSLLFKQDTLAISLTYLYTDTLNQLVSRTDTLNLVSKQKYKKEEPEKKKKKKKKDEEDEPEPTKFLPVNVGAPSSMDVYGSISLTFDEPIARFDSAAIHLKEKVDTLWKDIPFEFEQDSLNLKRFNLYYDWEPGNEYEFSVDSTAFHGIYGLFTDKIKQGFKVRKLEEYASITFLVTGADSTAFVELLDAQDKVVRQRRLTDGGYADFYFLNPGKYCARLVNDRNGNGIWDTGNFEKGEQPEEVYYYNMILEPKANWDLDKQSWDIHAIPLDKQKLDELKKQKPDEDKKKKDRDRNSQRRR
- a CDS encoding DUF3108 domain-containing protein; translation: MKTRKRKIEIGIVSDVANFRRKIIIGLATLLMGIFVLPASAQCEAKNDAFKSGEHVMYDLYFNWKFVWVKAGLASLTTNATTYHSEPAYRINLLALGSKRADFFFKMRDTLTCVIGEKLEPHYFRKGAEEGKRYTVDEAWFSYKDGLCFANQKRTYRDGSVTESEESDSRCIYDMLSILAQARSYDPSDYKVGDKIKFPMATGRKVEEQTLIYRGKENVKAENGVTYRCLIFSLVEYDKKGKEKEVITFFVTDDLNHLPVRLDLFLNFGSAKAFLNSVTGNRHPLTSIVK
- a CDS encoding PaaI family thioesterase, encoding MTPQEFFKNDLFAENAGVVLLEVREGYSKAKLEIKPEHLNAGARTQGGAIFTLADLALAAAANSHGTLAFSLSSNITFLRASGPGDTLYAEAHERYIGRSTGCYQVDVTNQNGDLIATFESSVFRKEQKVPFEIQK